The Plasmodium vivax chromosome 7, whole genome shotgun sequence DNA window taaggTCACTTTAGACTGTCATTTaaagtttgcaaaaaaaggggaagaacctcctcctcttcctcaacATGGAATGCGTTTAAATGATTCACCTTCGATGCTAGCTCATATGGCCAGCGTAAATAATCGCTCCCACGTATGCGTACCCCTGCACACGTGAAggagtcccttttttccaagctaatttcgcaaaaaaaaaaaaataaataaaataaaaaataaaataataaacaataaGCAGTAAATAgtaaataaagcaaaactcacaattttgcaaactCAAGAAAAGCCCTTAAAATCGTGGATGGACAATTTACCCAACGAGGGAATGAAGGTGTTCCCCCTGAATTAGCGTGATGATGACATAAGTCCTTTTGGAAGGCGCTAATACGTGTGCTGCAGTGATCAGCGAAAGTCGCGCGGCTGTTAACCTGACGGGGGAGCGGCGTAGAAGTATTCCATAGACACACCACTCAGGCGGACCGCTCAAACACACCCCAATCTGCGGAGGACGCCGAACAAAATGAGCACGGCGAACGGCGAGGAGTGCAAACTGATGCACAGCTCCCCCAGCAAAAAGAAGGACCTAAGCAATGGCGCATGCCcagcaaaggaaaaagaagcgagCAAAAGGAAACAGTCCTTCAACGACGTCGAACTTGAAATTGATGATGACATTATCACCCACTTGTCTTCCCGCATATGcaacaaaaatgttactCATAAAATACtcaaaattaacaatttaaTAGATGACCAGATGCATGACTACATCGCGAATGGTCGAGCGTCAGAGATAAGCGAATCTAATGATGAGAGTGACGCCCACGAAGGTGTAGAAAGGGCACACTTAAATTTACGTAATGGTTATGCGGGTTGCCAACATGGGGATGAATCTTCCAGCAACACCATTTCGAATGATCTCCCCGAAAGGAAGGCCATCTCCTCAGAACAGGTGCCCACGTATGAGCTTAACAAAGAGGTGCAAGGGAAAAGCAAAGCGAAAGGGAAAGGTAAGGGAAAAGGAGAGCTCCTTTCGGATGACCCCCATTTGGAAGAACCCCTTGCGGAGGGGCACACCCACTTTGAcagaataaaaatgatgaacctGCTAGGCGAAAACACAATTGTGTATAACAGCCGGGATGACCAGAACAACGTGCTCTTCCTGTGCTACGACGAAAAGAGCGAGCAGTGTGATGTGTGCGATAGGTACaggaaaaattacatgtCCAATATGCACCCCTCCAGTTGTGTtcccctgcgggggggggcagcgatGAAGGGGGATGCCGCCATCAACGGAAACGCCCCTATCAATGGGGTTGCCGCTACCAACGGGGCTGCCGCCATCAACGGAACTGCCGCCATCGACGCCCTGAGCGACTACTTCTTCGTGCTGGGGTCGACGTCCAACTCGAGGAAGTACATCCTGAAGCAGAGCAGCCTGGACTTCCTCTCAGTGCGCATACACAtcgatgagaaaaaaatcggGTGCAGGAAAAGCCACGACCCCCTCACCCTAACGGCCAACATAGCAGTGGGGAAGGGGTTGAAGCTACTAAATATGATTAAGACGGACAGTGAACTGAGCAAACAAATTGCAGAACTAAGCAAAGGTAAAAAAGTGGTTCTATTGGTGGGAGATGAAGTCATATACTGcaataacaaaatatatgaaaagccaaaaaatgaaaaagaagctTCCAACTTCCTCAAATCCTATAACAACAGCAAATGCTACAGTTACAGTAGCATCACCCTAATCGAATtagaaacggaaaaaattatcaccGGAATTGATGAGTCCATTATTAACGTATACGACATGGACGACTCAGTGGTGAAGAAAATCCTCGACGATTCATCCATATACTTTTGCGCAGGGGcattaaaaattgaaaataccCACATGCACAGGTACATAAAAGTGATCAAAGGGAACATCGACAGCATCTTCGGCTTGTCTCTAAACCTTCTCTTTCACCTTGTCAACTTCCTGTGAAATGTGCACTGTGTGTTGTTCTCCCAaattggttttttttttccttttgtccTGCATcatgtttttcccccgctAGAAGTGGAATTTTCCCCCACGGTGTGTTGTGTTGTGCCGCGTTTCGCCTCATAATTTTGCGCCTCCTACTTTCGGTCGCATCGGTGGGGGATGAGCAGATGGGATAGCAGAAGGTCCCCTTCACCTCCCTTTTTCCTGCTTCCAATTTCCCACCGCCTAATTTTACCACCACCACGTCCACGCGGGCATTCCATTTTGTCCAATGTTGTGTCCTCACAAACGAAggagtaacaaaaaaaaaaagaaaaaaaaaacaaatggctAAAGGGAAGAGCGCCCCAAGTTATGGGACTTGGGGTGCAAACGCGTAAACGTGAAAAATGCAGTGCGGTAGAAGAAAAcgatgtgttttttttgaccCGCTTCTAAACCAATTGGCCTCCCCAGGTCGGCAAAAAACGCCACCCAGCGAATGTCCTCCGCCCCCTTTTGTGGTGACCCCCCCCACAGCGCTGCCCTCACTGCGGGTTCGCGTTTTTCCTCTTGTCCAGCGCCTGCGGCGATATGCTGGGCGCGCTGGGCGACTTGGATCTACCCTTCGCCAAAAGGCTTTGGAAAAAGCTGTGCAAAGatttatcattttgttcCTTACTTGCGCCATTCTGGC harbors:
- a CDS encoding hypothetical protein, conserved (encoded by transcript PVX_098760A) codes for the protein MSTANGEECKLMHSSPSKKKDLSNGACPAKEKEASKRKQSFNDVELEIDDDIITHLSSRICNKNVTHKILKINNLIDDQMHDYIANGRASEISESNDESDAHEGVERAHLNLRNGYAGCQHGDESSSNTISNDLPERKAISSEQVPTYELNKEVQGKSKAKGKGKGKGELLSDDPHLEEPLAEGHTHFDRIKMMNLLGENTIVYNSRDDQNNVLFLCYDEKSEQCDVCDRYRKNYMSNMHPSSCVPLRGGAAMKGDAAINGNAPINGVAATNGAAAINGTAAIDALSDYFFVLGSTSNSRKYILKQSSLDFLSVRIHIDEKKIGCRKSHDPLTLTANIAVGKGLKLLNMIKTDSELSKQIAELSKGKKVVLLVGDEVIYCNNKIYEKPKNEKEASNFLKSYNNSKCYSYSSITLIELETEKIITGIDESIINVYDMDDSVVKKILDDSSIYFCAGALKIENTHMHRYIKVIKGNIDSIFGLSLNLLFHLVNFL